The Pseudodesulfovibrio sp. zrk46 genome contains a region encoding:
- the rpiB gene encoding ribose 5-phosphate isomerase B: protein MGKTIVIGSDHGGFNLKAVFIKTLEEWGYNVEDEGPDGLDSCDYPMFAAKVANKVKEDDSKLGILICGTGQGMTMTANRMGVRAALCTNEFLAEMAREHNDARILCLGERVTGQGLALAILKKFLETEFGGDRHQRRIDLIDTVSK from the coding sequence GTGGGCAAAACCATCGTTATCGGCTCGGACCACGGCGGCTTCAATCTGAAGGCCGTATTCATCAAGACCCTTGAAGAATGGGGTTATAATGTAGAAGACGAAGGTCCTGACGGCCTCGACTCCTGCGACTACCCCATGTTCGCCGCCAAAGTCGCGAACAAGGTCAAGGAAGATGACTCCAAGCTCGGCATCCTCATCTGCGGCACCGGCCAGGGCATGACCATGACCGCCAACCGCATGGGCGTCCGCGCCGCACTCTGCACCAATGAATTTCTCGCCGAAATGGCACGCGAGCACAACGACGCCCGCATCCTCTGCCTCGGCGAACGGGTGACCGGACAGGGACTGGCCCTGGCCATCCTCAAAAAATTTCTGGAAACCGAATTCGGTGGCGACCGCCATCAGCGTCGCATCGACCTCATCGATACGGTCTCCAAATAA
- a CDS encoding tetratricopeptide repeat protein — MPRTNRPFSTHAAAALLLCLFMAVLPACTARQAAPKPHPLSAEAQANYDYLVYQDQLQRLQRHAAEGKQSTLSNEDVNKIAERAEIALNRLLQEAPTPQLYLEKAALFWNDPSGVAKSRSALKQGLAQFPDNQVLTIYLANSYIMDDRTDAAIDVMDDYLYRHPEDIQARERLGQMLMDAGKNAEALDELKKIPADKRTADTLYAMGRVQGNLGMRKVAIANLKKAITMDPRFTEAMVELAYQYELTKDYVSAEKTYTAILDQGDPFPEARLRLINLNLKLNNPARAMNLALGGPPSKSFILDAALMFINDEFYAQGSTVLDMLTSDGEIPAEYYFYKAVIANEGEKDQDKALGYLSKVKEDDRLYPHALRFKAQLYNAMGKEKDALSIAHMGKELYPNGTIFYILESALLMGAGDSDGAESVLKEGLSRLKGNPELTYELAMLYEEEGRRHEGLELMEQVLRAHPDHVNALNYVGYTLAEENRELERALVLVQKASLLDPENGFILDSVAWVYFRMGQLDKAWENIGFAVDIVEDDPTVWEHYGDIAAAMGNRKAAIKGYNYSLKYRSKNADSVRKKLKAL; from the coding sequence GCACCCCCTGTCCGCCGAGGCGCAGGCCAACTACGACTATCTGGTCTATCAGGATCAGCTGCAACGCCTCCAGCGCCATGCTGCCGAAGGCAAACAGAGCACGCTGAGCAATGAAGACGTAAACAAGATTGCAGAACGCGCCGAAATCGCCCTGAACAGACTGCTGCAGGAAGCGCCCACGCCCCAGCTCTATCTGGAAAAGGCCGCCCTGTTCTGGAATGACCCAAGCGGCGTGGCCAAGTCCCGCTCTGCACTGAAGCAAGGCCTGGCCCAGTTCCCGGACAACCAGGTCCTGACCATCTACCTCGCCAACTCCTACATCATGGACGACCGCACCGATGCAGCCATCGATGTAATGGACGACTATCTCTACCGCCACCCCGAAGACATTCAGGCCCGCGAACGACTGGGCCAGATGTTGATGGATGCAGGCAAGAATGCCGAGGCGCTGGACGAGCTCAAAAAGATCCCTGCGGACAAGCGTACCGCTGACACCCTTTATGCCATGGGCCGCGTGCAGGGGAACCTGGGCATGCGCAAGGTGGCTATCGCCAACCTGAAGAAGGCCATCACGATGGACCCGCGCTTCACCGAAGCCATGGTGGAGCTGGCCTACCAGTATGAACTGACCAAGGACTACGTGTCCGCGGAAAAAACCTACACCGCCATCCTCGATCAGGGCGACCCGTTCCCTGAAGCGCGTCTCCGCCTGATCAACCTGAATCTCAAGCTGAACAACCCTGCCCGCGCCATGAACTTGGCCCTTGGCGGCCCGCCGTCCAAGTCCTTCATTCTCGACGCGGCCCTCATGTTCATCAACGACGAATTTTACGCACAGGGCTCCACCGTGCTGGACATGCTGACCAGCGACGGTGAAATCCCGGCAGAATACTATTTCTACAAGGCCGTCATCGCCAACGAAGGCGAAAAGGATCAGGACAAGGCGCTCGGTTACCTGTCCAAGGTCAAGGAAGACGACCGCCTCTACCCCCATGCCCTGCGCTTCAAGGCGCAGCTCTACAACGCCATGGGCAAGGAAAAGGATGCCCTGAGCATTGCGCACATGGGCAAGGAGCTCTACCCCAACGGCACCATCTTCTACATTCTGGAATCCGCCCTGCTCATGGGTGCGGGCGACAGCGATGGCGCTGAAAGCGTACTCAAGGAAGGCCTCTCCCGCCTCAAGGGCAACCCGGAACTGACCTATGAGCTGGCCATGCTCTACGAAGAGGAAGGCCGCCGTCACGAAGGCCTTGAACTGATGGAGCAGGTGCTGCGCGCCCACCCCGATCACGTCAACGCCCTGAACTATGTAGGCTACACTCTGGCCGAAGAGAACCGCGAACTGGAGCGCGCCCTGGTGCTGGTCCAGAAGGCTTCCCTGCTCGACCCGGAAAACGGCTTCATCCTCGACTCTGTCGCCTGGGTCTATTTCCGCATGGGGCAGCTCGACAAGGCGTGGGAGAACATCGGCTTTGCCGTGGACATCGTTGAAGACGATCCGACTGTATGGGAACACTACGGCGACATCGCCGCTGCCATGGGTAACAGGAAGGCCGCCATCAAGGGATACAATTACTCCCTCAAATACCGCTCAAAAAACGCTGACAGCGTGAGGAAGAAGCTCAAAGCACTATGA